DNA from Triticum aestivum cultivar Chinese Spring chromosome 7D, IWGSC CS RefSeq v2.1, whole genome shotgun sequence:
CGTACCTGTCCGTGCCAACGCTCGTGGAGCTCGGCGAGGTCCCCTTCCCTGCAGACGACCCGGTGCGCGGCGTCCCAGGGATGGAGGGCTTCCTACGGCGGCGAGACCTTCCACGTGGAGTCGGACGCAGCGAGGACGGCGCCTTCGACCCCATGCTGCTGGCGATCGCCGAGGGCATCGCTCACGCCGGCAAGGCGCGGGCACTCATACTAAACACCGCCGCGTCCATGGAGGGTCCAGCGCTCGCGCGCATCGCGCCGCACATGCGCGACCTCTTCGCCATAGGCCCTCTGCATGCAGAGCATGACGCAGCCGCTAGCCTGTGGAGCGAGGACGATAGCTGCATGGCGTGGCTCGACGGCCACGGGGACCGCTCCGTTGTGTACGTGAGCCTAGGAAGCCTCGCCGTGATCTCGCACGAGCAGTTCACCGAGTTCCTGGCCGGCCTCGTCGCCACCGGCTACGCCTTCCTCTGGGTGCTCCGGCCGGACATGGTGAAGACCACAGGCTCCGTGCTCCGAGAAGCCGTCAAGGAGGCGGGCAGCAAGGCGCGTGTGGTGGAGTGGGCACCGCAGAGGGGCGTGCTGCGGCACCGCGCGGTGGGGTGCTTCCTGACGCATGGTGGGTGGAACTCGACGCTGGAGGCCGCGGCCGAGGGCGTGCCGATGGTGTGCTGGCCATTCTTCGCCGACCAGCAGATAAACAGCCGCTTCGTAGGCGCGGTGTGGAGGACGGGTATGGACATGAAGGACCTTTGCAACAGGGCCATCGTACAGGGGAAGGTGAGGGAAGCCATGGAGTCCGGCGAGCTCAGAGGTAGGGCCCATGCAATGGCGCAGCAGTTGAAGCTAGACGTTGCGGTGGGGGGTTCGTCGTCATCCGACCTGGAGCGGCTCGTCGGCTTCATCAGGGAGCTCAGAGCCCGTGAGCTTATGTCCTATGATGATGTATCTCAGtagtataattttttttgtttgagaAACAGTAGCATAGTTATTAGTTCTAAGTATGCATCAGTCACGTCACTTTTTCTCCATCATCATGACAACTTTTTCCTCATATTCCTGAaacttctctcctctattccctatCAGAGTGCACACAATAATACTTCACCTTCCCATGCATTTTTCACATGATTTCAGAGTTTGAATCTAATTTATCTTTTGAACCAATAGTCTAATTTATGATATGTTTGCATCTTTGTGTTTCATGCAATGAGGACTTCGAGAAAAGACCATTTTTGAATATattttgaaaataaataaattaaaattaGAATTCTAAACTCTATGAAACACAAGGAAGCGTATATTAATTTTTCACCAAGCTTTACCAAGTCCATATACATCAGGTTTATGCCCACTGGCACAATATATGTGACAATATGAACATTACAATATCCAATGATTTACAACAAAACTAGTGGTTGAACCGTTGTAATACACCAAGTTTCTTCAAGTTCCATATCCATCATTTTCACACCATTTGAATACATGATACATATGGTACATGAAGGAAAACAATAGTTTTTCCGAAAAGCTATGAATAATATCATAAAGTTTTATTATATTATTTATGTTCTCTAGTTAGGAGCCATGTTTCACAAGTTTAGTATGTAATGAGTCGAATACACCATGTATCAAATTTTATTATGTTATTTTGTGGTGTATCATGTATCACTAAGTATCATAAAGTTTCACCATCTCTTAAAATTAGAATGCCACAGTGCAACAATAACTCAAAGATAAATATTCATGCAATAATAATTCACACAAATAAAACTGCAATCCAAACATAAAGTTTTGAATaaaatattcaaatttgaattcaatttATTCGGACACATGTTCTTATTATCCATATGAGACGCCCACAAATGCTCAGTCAGATCATTTTGAAGTTGCATATGAGTTCCTCGATTGAGAATTGATGGTGCATCTGGAGAATTTGGTCAAACATTGCTGGATTCTGCCCTGGAAGCTCGACAAGATCACACATTTGATGAAAATGCAAGCAATGCTGAATTGCCTTACCCTCATCCTCCACAATTATGTTGCAAATGATCACACAAACTATCATCACCTCCCGCACTGTCTCTGGATCCCATTTCTAAAAAATAGGTTTGGTGCACTCTCCACATCCTTTCTAGTACCCTTTTGCTTTGCTGAAAAGAGATTTTTTTTGTTACCTATTGGATCAGAAATGGTCTTTAAAAATTTCACCCATGAAGGATAGATACCATCACATAAATAGTATCTCATGCTATACTCACGCCCATTAATGATGTACTTGCATGCAGGATCTTGGCCCACACACAACCTCGCAAACAATAGAGACCGCTgcaacacgttgatgtcattgtgagacacTGGCACGCCAAAGAAAGAGTGTCAAGTTTAGAGTACTTGTGACACAACTACTTCAAGAATGATGGCCTTAGTATTGGCAATGTTGAGCATATGGACAATCCTTCCATTTGAAGTGCATGCAGTCCAGGAATCCGAGAAATTTCGGTACACACTGAAATAATTTTGTTTCGGTTAAAATATTTTTGCAATTTTGGTAGTACACATAAATTCAAATTAGTTTTAGAATTTTCAAAAAGATAAATCGTTGTATCTCAGTCAAAGTCAAGTGGAAATTTCGGTCCTTTGGTCATCCTTTGGCCGAAATGAACACCGAAATAACTGAATTAAAATATAGTGATTTCAACAAGGACCccgataaatcccgaacgtttcGGATTTGACCATGGCGAATCAAACATTTTGGGTGGCAATTCTAGTGACACGTGGATGACAAGTTTAGTTGGCAAGCATGACAAATCTGTGCTTAGTGTAAAATAACAATAATCCTAGACTCACGGGGGTTTTACGTGATTTTCTTCTAAACTAATCTCTCTCCCCCCTTATTTTCGGCGGGGGTGGGGCCCATGCTCCCTCTTCCCCAATCCCGATTGCCCACGTATGCTATTCCGTAAATCCTGTAATAGGCCCGTCCGTGCATCTAGCATTACCGGTAAAATTAACAAGCTGGTTGAAATACAAAAATGAGAAAAGAATGAAGACGCATCCATGGGGGGAAGTGAAATTAAACAGGATCGATGATGGTAGTGAAATTATTCCAGTGAAGCAAATGGGTTGACAAGGAGATGAAACAGATGGATATTGGATGGTACTACTAGTACTAGGATTTTAGGGGCGTCCGCGCTTATTGGATGAGTAATTAACTAAAGGAACAAATTATTAGAGCAGCGCGCAGGAGAGAGAAACTACGAAAGCAAATTGAGGCACAAATGGCCTAGGCGGTGGCGGTGGGGGCGGCGACCATCTTCTCGATGGCCTGCAGAGCCTCGATTGCGTTCCGGAGGTAAAAGGCGAGCTCGGAGGAGAAGGCGGCCATGGGGTTGGCGGCGATCTCTTCCTTGACGTCATCGGCGGCGGAGGGCAGCGGCTTGGTGGGGTCCTTGTCGAACTGCTTGGCCTGCTCGAGGTACGTGTCCATGCGCGGCGTGGCGAAGAGGCGGACGGTGTCCGTGACGTCGCCCCTGTCAGCGAACCGCTGGCGGGCATGGGAGGTATCGGAGGCGAGCGCGTAGGGGCGGCCCTGCGCCTCGTAGAGTTGCTTGGAGGCCATGAGCTTGATGAGCTGCACGAGCTCGGCGCGGAGCGAGTCGATCAGCTTCTGGCCATCGTCCAGCAAGACGTCCTCCAGTGCATTCTGCGCGTCTACAAGCAAGTAGCGCGCCCCGTCGAGGTCACCGGTGTCCGCCAGGGCCATGGCCTTCCTGATCGCCTcggcctgccgccgccgcgccagcTCGGCCAGCACCCAACGCGCCTTGCTGCCGGCGACGGTGGCTGGGTTCGGGGTGCGGAAGATCTTGAGGTTCTCGGGGGTTTGGAGACCCTGCACAATCGACTGGGCGCTGTAGCTGTGTTGGGCCTCGGCCAAGACCGCGTCATGGCGCGTCGTGCCGACGGCGCACTCCGAGAGCGTCATCTTGACGGTGACCTTGCGCGACTCTCCGCTGAAGAGGGTGCCGAAGTGGATGGTGATGACGCCGGCGGCGTCCGTGGTCTTGGTGTAGTCGGTGTCTTCGGGCACCACCATATCCTTCAGGCCGTCCGCTTTCTTGGGTGTGAGGATGAGCCGCACGTCCTGCGCGACCACGGTGAGGAGGCCACCCAGCATCTGGGCGAAGGGCTTGGTCAGGTTCGACCCGTCCACCACGGTGCTGAACGTCCCGCCGGGGGATTTCTTGGCGATGTCGCTGAGCAGCTAGCAATGGCATCAATTAAGatatcatcagcatcatcatcCCCTTAAGCCGTTCGACTTAGCTACCTTCATCGGAACAAAAAGCTAGACAGAGTAACTACCTTGTG
Protein-coding regions in this window:
- the LOC123164022 gene encoding 7-deoxyloganetic acid glucosyl transferase-like gives rise to the protein MDAPAHVLVFPWPLQGHINCMLHLTAALLDAGFRVTFLHTEHNLSRLARAALPPGLRLLSVPDGLPDDHPRSVRSLKELTESMFTTGSAAYRALLLSLRSDSDAPPLTCVIADGIMPFAVDIAEELGVPALAFRTASACSYLAYLSVPTLVELGEVPFPADDPVRGVPGMEGFLRRRDLPRGVGRSEDGAFDPMLLAIAEGIAHAGKARALILNTAASMEGPALARIAPHMRDLFAIGPLHAEHDAAASLWSEDDSCMAWLDGHGDRSVVYVSLGSLAVISHEQFTEFLAGLVATGYAFLWVLRPDMVKTTGSVLREAVKEAGSKARVVEWAPQRGVLRHRAVGCFLTHGGWNSTLEAAAEGVPMVCWPFFADQQINSRFVGAVWRTGMDMKDLCNRAIVQGKVREAMESGELRGRAHAMAQQLKLDVAVGGSSSSDLERLVGFIRELRARELMSYDDVSQ
- the LOC123168603 gene encoding E3 ubiquitin-protein ligase WAV3, translating into MMFADDENPAPLNKGSTKGLVKIKKPAYSRDDVSLKADEVTAVVELNAAPSAVVREGLDLVVVLDVSGSMAAEKLVSMKQAMQFVIMKLTPVDRLSIVTCNNSAKRHCALRSMTVDAQKELKAVVDGLEAYGGTNIKSGLETARAIFAARNIVKSRSANVFLLSDGQQTANEATDVDLGSAGVYTFGLGKDSDHKLLSDIAKKSPGGTFSTVVDGSNLTKPFAQMLGGLLTVVAQDVRLILTPKKADGLKDMVVPEDTDYTKTTDAAGVITIHFGTLFSGESRKVTVKMTLSECAVGTTRHDAVLAEAQHSYSAQSIVQGLQTPENLKIFRTPNPATVAGSKARWVLAELARRRQAEAIRKAMALADTGDLDGARYLLVDAQNALEDVLLDDGQKLIDSLRAELVQLIKLMASKQLYEAQGRPYALASDTSHARQRFADRGDVTDTVRLFATPRMDTYLEQAKQFDKDPTKPLPSAADDVKEEIAANPMAAFSSELAFYLRNAIEALQAIEKMVAAPTATA